The following nucleotide sequence is from Streptomyces leeuwenhoekii.
GGCCTCGCGGTAGTAGCGCAGTTCGGCGATGGACTCGCGGATGTCGGCGAGCGCGCGGTGGTTGCCGTTCTTCTGCGGACTGTTGAAGTACGCCCTCGGGTACCAGCGGCGGGCCAGCTCCTTGATCGACGACACGTCGACGATCCGGTAGTGGAGGTAGTCCTCCAGGGTCGGCATGTCCCGCAGCAGGAAGCCGCGGTCGGTGCCGACCGAGTTGCCGCACAGGGGCGCCTTGCCGGGCTCCTTGACGTGCTCCTTCACATACGCCAGGACCTGCTCCTCGGCGTCCGCCAGCGTCGTGCCGTTCTCCAGCTCCGCGAGCAGTCCCGAGGCGGTGTGCATCTGACGCACCACCTCCGGCATCGTCTCCAGCGCCCGCTCCGGCGGGCGGATGACGATGTCCACGCCGTCGCCGAGCACGTTGAGCTCGGAGTCGGTGACGAGGGCGGCCACCTCGATGAGCGCGTCGTCGGACAGCGAGAGGCCGGTCATCTCGCAGTCGATCCACACCATGCGATCGTTCATGCGAACACCCTACGGCGGTCCTGACGCGAGAGAGCCCCCCGGCAGGGGGGGGCGGACCTCGGGGGCCGCCGCCGGGGGGCCGCGCCGCGGCCCGGGCGGCGGCGTCCGGCGCGACGCCGGGCGGGCGGTCCTGCCGTCCCGTCCGGCGCCGCGGGGGCCGCGCCCGGTCTCAGGTCGCGCTGCGCTGCCCCGGCACGCTCGCCCGGCTGGGCACGTACTCCCGGCCGTTGTCCGACGAGGCCGCCGCCAGCGAGTGCGTGGACGGCGAGCCGACCGGGCCGGACGGCATGCGGCGGGACTGGTAGGGCACCCCACCGTCGGCCGGGAGCGGGCCCGGGGGCGGGCCGGCGGACGGCGTCTGGCCGCCGGCCGCGGTCGCCGCCGACGCGGTGGCCGCGCCGCCCTCGCCGTCGCCCTGCCGGTCGCCCTGGGGCCTCCGGGCGCGGTAGGCGGCCCGGTAGGCGGCCGGGGACGAGCCGAGCTGGCGGCGGAAGTGGCCCCGCAGGGCCACCGGTGAGCGGAAGCCGCAGCGTCCCGCCACCTCGTCCACCGAGTAGTCCGACGTCTCCAGCAGCCGCTGCGCCTGGAGCACCCGCTGGGTGATCAGCCACTGCAGCGGCGCGCTGCCGGTCAGCGAGCGGAAGCGGCGGTCGA
It contains:
- the orn gene encoding oligoribonuclease; this translates as MNDRMVWIDCEMTGLSLSDDALIEVAALVTDSELNVLGDGVDIVIRPPERALETMPEVVRQMHTASGLLAELENGTTLADAEEQVLAYVKEHVKEPGKAPLCGNSVGTDRGFLLRDMPTLEDYLHYRIVDVSSIKELARRWYPRAYFNSPQKNGNHRALADIRESIAELRYYREAVFVPQPGPDSDTAKAIAARHVLPAE